Proteins co-encoded in one Aerococcaceae bacterium DSM 111021 genomic window:
- a CDS encoding ROK family glucokinase, protein MTTRDKIIAIDLGGTTAKLAIVSIKGEILQKWSVKTLILNGGQAIVPNLIESIQERMELYQLTPTDFLGIGMGSPGTVNHIELTVTGAYNLNWQGTINVGEQFKEAFDLPFYLDNDANIAALGEQRYGSGENASDVVMVTLGTGVGGGIIVDGKIVHGHTGAAGEIGHMTIDKDSGIPCTCGKIGCLEALASATGLMNLTREYSEEYSGDSKIKQRIDNGDELSAKDIFESAEQQDVFAKHVVEQFGEYLGLGCSHIVNMVNPAKIILGGGVAQAGEYLRELVARYCDEYIFPALKGKTDIVIASLGNDAALLGAAELVNDGV, encoded by the coding sequence ATGACAACAAGAGACAAAATTATCGCTATTGACTTAGGCGGAACAACCGCAAAGTTAGCTATTGTATCTATAAAGGGTGAAATACTTCAAAAATGGTCAGTGAAGACACTTATTTTGAATGGTGGACAAGCTATTGTTCCCAACTTAATTGAATCGATTCAAGAAAGAATGGAGTTATATCAATTAACTCCCACTGATTTTTTAGGGATTGGAATGGGAAGTCCTGGGACAGTTAACCACATTGAGTTAACGGTAACTGGTGCGTATAATTTAAATTGGCAAGGGACAATTAATGTCGGAGAACAATTTAAAGAAGCATTTGATCTACCGTTTTATTTGGATAATGATGCAAATATTGCGGCTTTAGGAGAACAACGTTATGGATCAGGGGAGAATGCCTCGGATGTTGTCATGGTGACCTTGGGTACAGGTGTCGGTGGAGGTATTATTGTCGACGGAAAGATTGTCCATGGACATACTGGCGCTGCTGGCGAAATCGGACACATGACAATTGATAAAGATAGTGGTATCCCATGTACGTGTGGAAAAATTGGCTGTCTAGAAGCTTTAGCTTCAGCAACAGGTTTAATGAATTTAACCCGTGAATATTCTGAAGAATATAGTGGAGATTCTAAGATTAAACAACGTATCGATAATGGAGATGAACTGAGTGCGAAAGACATCTTCGAATCTGCAGAACAGCAAGATGTTTTTGCTAAACATGTTGTAGAACAGTTTGGTGAATACCTTGGTTTGGGTTGTTCACATATCGTTAATATGGTGAACCCAGCTAAAATAATTTTAGGTGGTGGGGTAGCGCAAGCTGGAGAATACTTACGTGAGTTAGTCGCTAGATATTGTGACGAATATATCTTTCCAGCACTGAAAGGTAAAACCGATATTGTGATTGCGTCGTTAGGTAACGATGCTGCTCTTTTAGGGGCAGCTGAATTAGTGAATGACGGTGTATAA
- a CDS encoding chromate transporter, which translates to MIYWQLFVSFLKVGAFSFGGGYAALPLIQEEIVDSHQWLSLQEFTDLITISQMTPGPIAINSATFVGTQVAGVFGAVVATLGSVLPSVILVTLLAYLYMKYRQMDVLQYILTSLRPAVVAMIATAGVSILVSSFWGTEVMGIETIKITAVLIFGVCLFLLIKWKVDPVKVMLLAGVLNVVASLIIGAV; encoded by the coding sequence GTGATATATTGGCAATTATTTGTTAGCTTTTTAAAAGTTGGTGCCTTTAGTTTTGGAGGCGGGTATGCTGCTTTGCCATTGATTCAAGAAGAAATCGTTGATTCACATCAATGGCTTAGTCTACAAGAATTTACTGATTTAATTACCATCTCGCAGATGACTCCCGGGCCTATTGCGATTAACTCAGCAACCTTTGTTGGAACACAAGTTGCTGGTGTCTTTGGTGCAGTTGTTGCAACACTTGGGTCAGTTCTACCGTCAGTTATATTAGTGACCTTGTTAGCCTACTTATATATGAAGTACCGACAAATGGATGTATTACAATATATCCTAACGTCATTACGTCCAGCAGTTGTCGCAATGATTGCAACAGCGGGTGTATCAATATTAGTGTCTTCGTTTTGGGGTACAGAAGTGATGGGAATTGAAACAATTAAGATTACAGCTGTCCTTATCTTTGGTGTATGTCTATTCTTATTAATAAAATGGAAAGTCGATCCGGTGAAAGTGATGTTATTAGCAGGTGTGTTGAATGTAGTAGCGTCACTGATTATAGGGGCTGTATAA
- a CDS encoding chromate transporter has product MDIKENQSKSQILKKLFLSTLTLSAFTFGGGYVIITLMKKTFVDDFGWIDEDEMLDLVAIAQSAPGAIAVNGAIVVGYKLAGFIGVLTAVFATIIPPFAIISLIAVFYDAFRQNTLIALMLEGMQAGVGAVITAVVIGMGQQVTSTKSPLLITTMFIAFIANYIFNVNVVFIILVAAGIGLIQFFISQNKGGDSK; this is encoded by the coding sequence ATGGATATTAAAGAAAACCAATCTAAAAGCCAAATTTTAAAGAAATTATTCTTATCGACGTTAACGTTGAGTGCATTCACGTTTGGAGGAGGTTATGTCATTATTACACTAATGAAGAAGACCTTCGTTGATGATTTTGGCTGGATTGACGAAGATGAGATGTTAGACCTAGTTGCTATAGCTCAATCTGCACCGGGTGCGATTGCGGTCAATGGTGCCATTGTTGTAGGCTATAAATTGGCTGGTTTTATTGGCGTATTAACCGCTGTGTTCGCAACGATTATTCCACCCTTTGCAATCATTTCCTTGATTGCGGTATTTTATGATGCTTTTCGACAAAATACATTGATCGCTTTAATGCTTGAAGGGATGCAAGCAGGGGTAGGTGCTGTGATTACAGCCGTTGTGATTGGTATGGGTCAACAAGTGACGAGTACAAAGAGTCCGCTCTTAATTACAACGATGTTTATTGCTTTTATCGCTAATTATATTTTCAATGTTAATGTGGTGTTCATCATTTTAGTGGCGGCTGGAATTGGCTTAATTCAATTCTTTATTAGTCAGAATAAAGGAGGAGACTCAAAGTGA
- a CDS encoding LysM peptidoglycan-binding domain-containing protein has protein sequence MNFKKKLWLGSSILALMSHGPIAMAVDSDTVWQARQLEEVLEEIVVTEDNKVSYTVKYGDTLSVISEAMNIELRYLAEINNIEDVDLIFPETVLTAQYDANDRASSLTVDSPNGDTLEVSIPVNLSTIPEVEQAAPVTETPVVEETPVVEETPVIEETVVEDVAPEEPVTDSETEATVGGAPASNTIIEEVPAWVETEPVAEAPVEEAPVYEEVPVVEEPVYTEPEVIEEMPVVEEEVYPETPVEEAPIEEAPVYEEAPVEEAPVEEVIEATPVEEVPVEEPTYETDLTVDENDQSWEAVEEEIPVVEEPVYEEPVVEEPIVEEPATDPMTNPENAGLQPHAAAYKEEVGAMFGVEDYSLYRPGDTQDHGAGLAVDFMVPVGSQQGDDIANYSVNNMASNDISYVIWEQQIYGDWNNQWTAMEDRGSLTANHYDHVHVSFNPAY, from the coding sequence ATGAACTTTAAAAAGAAATTATGGCTTGGATCTTCAATTTTAGCTTTGATGTCACATGGCCCAATCGCAATGGCGGTTGATTCCGATACAGTATGGCAAGCTCGCCAATTAGAAGAAGTCCTTGAAGAGATTGTTGTCACAGAAGACAACAAAGTATCTTATACAGTAAAATACGGAGATACATTAAGTGTTATCTCAGAAGCGATGAATATCGAATTACGTTATTTAGCAGAAATTAACAATATTGAAGATGTCGACTTAATCTTCCCTGAAACAGTGTTAACAGCTCAATATGATGCGAATGACCGCGCAAGTAGCTTAACCGTTGATTCACCAAATGGCGATACATTAGAAGTAAGTATTCCAGTAAACTTATCAACGATTCCTGAAGTGGAACAAGCAGCGCCAGTAACTGAAACACCAGTTGTTGAAGAGACACCTGTGGTTGAAGAAACGCCTGTTATTGAAGAAACAGTAGTTGAAGATGTTGCTCCAGAAGAGCCAGTAACTGATTCAGAAACAGAAGCAACTGTCGGTGGTGCTCCTGCATCAAACACAATTATTGAAGAAGTTCCAGCATGGGTTGAAACTGAACCGGTCGCAGAAGCTCCAGTTGAAGAAGCGCCAGTTTATGAAGAAGTCCCAGTGGTTGAAGAACCGGTCTATACTGAACCTGAAGTGATTGAAGAAATGCCAGTTGTTGAAGAAGAAGTGTACCCTGAAACACCTGTTGAAGAGGCACCGATTGAGGAAGCACCAGTATATGAAGAGGCTCCTGTAGAAGAAGCACCTGTGGAAGAAGTTATCGAAGCAACTCCTGTAGAAGAAGTGCCGGTTGAAGAACCAACTTACGAAACAGACTTAACTGTTGACGAAAATGACCAATCATGGGAAGCAGTTGAAGAGGAAATCCCAGTGGTTGAAGAACCAGTCTATGAGGAACCTGTTGTAGAGGAGCCGATTGTTGAAGAGCCAGCAACAGACCCAATGACAAATCCTGAAAACGCAGGATTACAGCCACATGCTGCAGCGTATAAAGAAGAAGTGGGCGCAATGTTTGGAGTAGAAGATTACAGTCTTTACCGCCCAGGTGATACACAAGATCACGGTGCCGGACTAGCAGTTGATTTTATGGTACCTGTTGGATCTCAACAAGGTGACGATATTGCCAACTATTCAGTAAACAATATGGCATCGAACGATATCTCATACGTTATTTGGGAACAACAAATATATGGTGACTGGAACAACCAATGGACAGCAATGGAAGACCGTGGAAGTTTAACGGCTAACCATTACGACCATGTTCACGTGTCATTCAACCCAGCTTACTAA
- the thiW gene encoding energy coupling factor transporter S component ThiW: protein MIPSRTRKIVLSGILAGLAVIGSLISFPILGSRAAPVQHIINIMCAVILGPSYGVTVAFIASLLRNLFGLGTIMAFPGSMIGAFLCGVIFSKTKSLFLTSLGEIIGTGILGGLTAWPLAILLLGEDIGNLAFYAYVIPFLISTVVGTVIASGIIGIMKRSGHMNWFERSDDLNDRY from the coding sequence ATGATTCCATCACGAACCCGAAAGATTGTTTTATCCGGCATCTTAGCTGGTCTAGCTGTTATTGGAAGTTTAATATCCTTTCCGATTTTAGGCTCACGTGCTGCGCCTGTACAACATATTATTAATATTATGTGTGCGGTTATTCTCGGTCCAAGTTATGGTGTCACTGTCGCTTTTATTGCGAGTTTACTTCGTAATTTATTTGGGCTTGGCACCATTATGGCCTTTCCTGGGAGTATGATTGGGGCATTTTTATGTGGTGTCATCTTTTCTAAAACAAAGAGCCTCTTCCTTACCAGTTTGGGTGAAATAATTGGCACAGGCATCTTAGGTGGGTTAACGGCTTGGCCACTGGCTATCCTTCTTCTCGGCGAAGATATAGGAAACCTTGCTTTTTATGCGTATGTGATTCCTTTTCTCATCTCGACGGTTGTTGGAACTGTAATCGCAAGTGGCATCATTGGCATTATGAAACGAAGTGGCCATATGAATTGGTTCGAAAGGAGTGATGATCTTAATGATAGATATTGA
- the thiM gene encoding hydroxyethylthiazole kinase — protein sequence MIDIDTLWRKVREANPLVHTISNLVSANDCANLLLAVGASPIMASAIQEMEDITRISQATVLNLGTPSDTKYATCTKAGVNANAFAHPVIIDPVGVGASRYRKEKITELLHHVQPTIIRANVGEIQSLLGSKSQARGVDSFGQNTTDGQSDAVLLARQLNCVVLMTGPSDFITDGMRSYLIKGGSSLLTRLTGTGDMLSVLCGALSYITDPLTAATCASFTWKIIGELVNDTASGLGQAHMQLFDYASQMEQLTNKNHNVSIEEVGGKTHDD from the coding sequence ATGATAGATATTGATACGTTGTGGCGTAAAGTTCGTGAGGCCAATCCGCTCGTTCACACAATTAGTAACTTAGTCAGCGCCAATGACTGTGCGAATTTACTGCTTGCAGTAGGGGCTAGCCCAATTATGGCGAGCGCAATTCAAGAGATGGAAGACATTACCCGAATTAGCCAAGCAACAGTTCTTAATCTAGGAACACCTAGTGATACAAAGTATGCAACGTGTACGAAAGCAGGCGTTAACGCCAATGCTTTTGCGCATCCAGTCATTATTGACCCTGTTGGCGTCGGTGCGAGTCGTTATCGTAAGGAAAAAATCACTGAACTTCTTCACCACGTTCAACCGACAATTATCCGAGCAAATGTTGGTGAAATTCAAAGTTTGCTCGGTTCAAAAAGCCAAGCTCGTGGGGTGGATAGCTTTGGACAAAATACAACGGATGGTCAGTCAGATGCAGTACTTTTAGCTCGTCAACTTAATTGTGTTGTGTTGATGACTGGTCCGAGTGATTTTATCACCGATGGAATGAGGTCTTATCTGATAAAAGGTGGAAGTTCATTACTTACTCGATTGACTGGGACAGGGGATATGCTCTCTGTCTTGTGTGGTGCTTTGAGCTACATTACTGACCCACTTACAGCCGCTACTTGCGCTTCATTCACATGGAAAATCATTGGAGAACTTGTCAATGACACAGCTTCCGGCTTAGGTCAAGCGCATATGCAACTATTCGATTATGCCAGCCAAATGGAGCAACTCACAAATAAAAATCATAATGTATCTATTGAAGAAGTAGGAGGCAAAACACATGACGATTAA
- a CDS encoding thiamine phosphate synthase → MTIKPNQLTLYAITDRSWLKGNNLENHVEEALIGGATILQLREKMVSDAEFLEQAKRLKPLCQTYNVPLIINDNVNIALEADADGVHVGQSDMQASQVRAQLGPDKILGVSCRTVQHALTAQEHGADYLGVGAMFPTQTKTDTESVTIDTLKAICNAVDIPVVAIGGVKLNNMAQLKETGIAGIVAISAIFAQDDIQYAAHNLKEAVLDLL, encoded by the coding sequence ATGACGATTAAACCAAATCAACTCACTTTATACGCCATTACAGACCGATCTTGGTTGAAAGGCAATAACTTAGAAAATCACGTGGAAGAAGCTCTTATTGGAGGTGCCACGATTTTACAGCTTCGGGAAAAAATGGTGTCGGATGCAGAGTTTCTTGAACAAGCTAAACGGCTAAAACCTTTGTGTCAGACTTATAACGTCCCACTCATTATTAACGACAATGTGAATATTGCCCTTGAAGCGGATGCTGATGGGGTTCACGTTGGCCAATCTGATATGCAAGCTAGTCAAGTCCGAGCACAGTTAGGTCCTGATAAGATATTGGGCGTATCTTGTCGGACAGTTCAACATGCGTTAACAGCTCAAGAACATGGTGCAGATTACTTAGGGGTTGGTGCGATGTTCCCAACCCAAACTAAAACTGATACAGAATCAGTGACTATAGATACATTGAAAGCCATTTGTAACGCTGTAGATATTCCTGTTGTGGCGATTGGTGGCGTAAAATTAAATAATATGGCTCAATTAAAAGAAACCGGAATCGCTGGTATTGTAGCGATTAGCGCTATTTTTGCTCAGGATGATATTCAATATGCGGCACATAATTTAAAAGAAGCCGTTTTAGACTTACTTTAA
- the thiD gene encoding bifunctional hydroxymethylpyrimidine kinase/phosphomethylpyrimidine kinase, giving the protein MKTVLTIAGSDSSGGAGIQADLKTMISHGVYGMSAITALTAQNTLGVTDILEATPEFLAAQLDAVFTDIYPDAIKIGMVSSVPLIKVIAEKLKEYNVPLVVLDPVMVATSGSSLLDDDATATLKNELLPLATVLTPNIEEAELLSGLKIETHDDMVAAAKLINNEYHCAVLCKGGHRQSDANDVLYHEGEIRWFKSERVDNPNAHGTGCTLASAIASNLAKGFDLITSIGRSKDYLTGALKAGLNLGKGSGPLDHGFDIQSKFSHRSE; this is encoded by the coding sequence ATGAAAACAGTATTAACCATTGCAGGGAGCGATTCAAGTGGAGGCGCAGGAATCCAAGCTGATTTGAAGACGATGATTAGTCACGGTGTGTATGGCATGAGCGCCATTACTGCCTTAACTGCACAAAACACCTTAGGAGTGACCGATATTTTAGAAGCTACACCTGAGTTTTTGGCCGCGCAACTGGACGCCGTGTTTACTGATATTTATCCTGATGCCATTAAAATTGGTATGGTTTCAAGTGTCCCATTAATTAAAGTGATTGCTGAGAAACTAAAGGAATATAATGTTCCTTTAGTCGTTTTAGATCCAGTAATGGTTGCGACTAGTGGTTCTTCTTTGTTAGATGATGATGCGACAGCCACACTAAAGAACGAGTTACTCCCTCTTGCGACTGTTTTAACGCCTAATATCGAAGAAGCTGAATTATTATCTGGTCTTAAAATTGAGACACATGACGATATGGTTGCGGCTGCAAAGCTAATCAATAATGAATATCATTGTGCAGTCCTATGTAAAGGTGGACACCGTCAATCGGATGCCAATGATGTTCTCTATCATGAAGGTGAAATCCGTTGGTTCAAAAGCGAACGCGTTGATAATCCAAACGCGCATGGAACGGGCTGTACCTTAGCGAGTGCCATTGCCTCCAACTTAGCCAAAGGCTTTGACTTAATCACATCAATCGGACGTTCAAAAGACTATTTAACTGGCGCTTTAAAAGCTGGACTCAATTTAGGTAAAGGTTCTGGCCCGCTAGATCATGGCTTTGATATTCAATCTAAATTCAGTCACAGGAGTGAATAA
- a CDS encoding DUF3850 domain-containing protein yields MLHTMKLTASPFEMIQDGRKTIELRLNDDKRQRVQVGDQIEFEHLDDVDKTILVEVLALHYFHSFDELYQTLPLLKCGYTLDTLTTASASDMESYYSLEQQAQYGVVGIEVRIVD; encoded by the coding sequence ATGTTACATACGATGAAATTGACTGCAAGTCCGTTCGAGATGATTCAAGACGGTCGTAAAACAATCGAACTCCGATTAAATGACGACAAACGCCAACGCGTTCAAGTTGGCGACCAGATTGAATTCGAACATCTGGACGATGTAGATAAAACGATATTGGTCGAGGTCCTCGCCTTGCATTACTTTCACTCCTTTGATGAGTTATACCAGACACTTCCATTACTGAAATGTGGTTATACTCTTGATACACTCACCACCGCTTCTGCGAGTGATATGGAAAGCTATTATTCACTGGAGCAACAAGCCCAGTACGGGGTTGTTGGAATTGAAGTGAGAATTGTTGACTAA
- a CDS encoding TVP38/TMEM64 family protein — protein MDMVPHSKDVLFFKRNKKVLKWVAIFGTILTIVMFTYFFKIDLFNHPEIIQERLESTGTFAPIVFFVLSIVNTFYPIVPGGLGNVIGYTMFGAVFGFTLVFIANFIGSFILFSLAKRFGKPILYAFLDEKTVEKGLGYLDRGYYIEWVLAVLFIVPGLPDELFLMIAGFSDLSYKRMIIIQLIFKPVTMFLYMAGVHNFLRLLSNLF, from the coding sequence ATGGATATGGTGCCACACTCAAAAGATGTATTATTTTTTAAACGAAATAAAAAAGTGTTAAAGTGGGTGGCCATTTTCGGGACAATCCTTACAATTGTCATGTTTACCTATTTTTTCAAAATTGATTTATTTAATCATCCTGAGATTATTCAAGAAAGACTGGAAAGTACTGGAACATTTGCGCCAATCGTCTTTTTTGTCCTGTCAATTGTGAATACATTCTATCCGATCGTTCCAGGTGGTTTAGGTAATGTGATTGGCTATACAATGTTTGGAGCAGTATTTGGATTCACTCTGGTGTTCATAGCGAATTTTATTGGGTCATTTATTTTGTTCTCGCTAGCGAAGCGATTTGGTAAACCAATTTTATATGCTTTTTTAGATGAAAAAACTGTTGAAAAAGGATTGGGTTACCTTGATAGAGGGTATTATATTGAATGGGTTTTGGCCGTTTTATTTATCGTGCCGGGCTTACCTGATGAGTTGTTTCTGATGATAGCGGGCTTTAGTGATCTTTCGTATAAGCGGATGATTATTATCCAACTGATATTTAAACCCGTCACGATGTTTTTATATATGGCAGGCGTGCATAATTTCTTGAGGCTGTTATCAAATTTATTCTAA
- a CDS encoding 3'-5' exonuclease, translated as MEYVAFDFETANGQRWSACSLGAVKVVDGIMVKHFYELIDPRTSFAPNNIRIHGITPDQVRGMPTYDEVIGRFQEFVGDAPVVSHTQFDRGVIRAANEQFDLSELGMDYFDSCQLARNLWRGKLPSFGLKTLCEQIKFEFNHHNALEDARAAAYVIHALTMYSKTDTVEALLKAGNVKQFYRL; from the coding sequence ATGGAATACGTGGCATTTGACTTTGAAACGGCGAACGGTCAGCGTTGGTCGGCCTGTTCATTAGGTGCAGTAAAAGTAGTGGACGGTATAATGGTTAAGCATTTCTATGAATTGATTGATCCACGGACATCCTTTGCACCAAATAATATTCGTATCCATGGGATAACTCCTGATCAAGTGCGGGGTATGCCGACTTACGATGAAGTAATTGGGCGGTTTCAGGAGTTTGTTGGCGATGCACCGGTTGTGAGTCATACTCAATTCGATCGAGGTGTGATTCGAGCAGCAAATGAGCAGTTTGATTTATCGGAACTAGGGATGGACTACTTTGATTCTTGCCAACTAGCACGAAACTTATGGCGCGGGAAGCTTCCCAGCTTTGGCTTAAAAACCTTATGCGAACAGATTAAGTTTGAGTTTAATCACCATAATGCTCTAGAAGATGCGCGAGCAGCTGCGTATGTTATCCATGCTTTAACGATGTATTCAAAGACGGATACGGTTGAAGCTTTGTTGAAGGCTGGGAATGTGAAACAGTTTTACCGATTGTAA
- a CDS encoding GNAT family N-acetyltransferase, producing MINLIPVNQTNLMLRVKDLYLNEFPEYECVPYWMLIYKTYNKHTDLYAIHHGNDYIGLLYLTYYEDIVYIFYLAIDPSQQSKGYGSKVLQYLKETYKDKRLLLNIEKIDEVSDNYEQRFKRKLFYEKNGFKNIDFEIKTVKKNIVYEILYFGDKVYEKEYQALFKNYYGPILSFFY from the coding sequence ATGATTAATTTGATTCCAGTAAATCAAACTAATCTAATGCTGAGGGTAAAGGATTTATATCTGAATGAATTCCCAGAATATGAATGTGTACCTTACTGGATGTTAATATATAAAACTTACAACAAACATACTGATTTATATGCTATTCATCACGGTAATGACTATATTGGTTTGTTGTATTTAACCTACTACGAAGATATTGTATATATTTTTTATTTAGCTATTGACCCATCGCAACAATCTAAAGGTTACGGGAGTAAGGTATTACAATATTTGAAGGAGACTTATAAAGACAAGCGACTGCTTTTAAATATTGAAAAAATTGACGAAGTATCTGATAACTATGAGCAACGTTTTAAAAGAAAGCTATTTTATGAGAAGAATGGTTTTAAGAATATAGACTTCGAAATTAAAACGGTTAAGAAAAATATCGTTTATGAGATACTGTACTTTGGGGATAAAGTTTATGAAAAAGAATATCAAGCTTTGTTCAAAAATTACTATGGTCCAATTCTAAGCTTCTTCTATTAA
- a CDS encoding Y-family DNA polymerase — protein sequence MGNIQYDKEPKSDIAFIDMKSFYASVECVERGLHPLKTSLCVMSRADNANGLILASSPIFKKVFGKDNVGRSYDLPFNIHTRRFNYYAAKRQNLPINREYVRFIESWARKTHIVPPRMSLYIEKNMIIHEILENYAPKEEILPYSIDESFIDLTRSLDYFAKYKDISRRKKLDNLSRQIQFAIWKATGVFSTVGMSNSNPLLAKLALDNEAKHMPNMRANWSYEDVETKVWKIKELTDFWGIGHRTAVRLERMKIHSIRDLANSNPELLKEEFGVIGLQLWFHANGVDESDVRYPYKAKSKGLGNSQVLHKDYHKQADIELVLSEMTEQVAIRLRKAHKKTTSVAISIGFSHDAERKSIHVQRKVDPTQNTKQLIEHVISLFRSKYKGGAVRNIAVRYNNFVDEKYAYISLFDDFEQVEKEENLEKTIDDVRERFGFLSVQRATVLKENSRSKARSLLIGGHAAGGAGGLDGLA from the coding sequence ATGGGAAACATTCAGTATGATAAGGAACCTAAATCTGATATAGCTTTCATTGATATGAAGTCTTTTTACGCCAGTGTTGAGTGCGTAGAGCGTGGGCTTCATCCTCTCAAGACTTCGCTGTGTGTCATGAGCCGTGCGGACAATGCGAACGGATTAATTTTAGCCTCCTCACCTATTTTTAAGAAGGTTTTTGGTAAAGATAATGTAGGAAGAAGCTATGATCTGCCTTTTAACATTCATACGAGACGATTCAACTACTACGCTGCAAAGCGCCAAAATTTGCCGATTAACCGCGAGTATGTCCGCTTTATTGAAAGTTGGGCACGCAAAACACACATTGTCCCTCCAAGAATGAGTTTGTATATTGAGAAGAACATGATTATTCATGAAATCCTAGAAAACTATGCACCTAAAGAGGAGATTCTACCGTATTCCATTGATGAAAGCTTCATTGATTTGACGCGCTCATTGGATTATTTTGCAAAATACAAAGACATATCTCGCCGTAAGAAGTTAGATAATCTTTCTAGACAAATCCAGTTCGCGATTTGGAAAGCTACCGGTGTCTTTTCAACCGTAGGTATGAGTAATTCTAACCCTCTACTTGCCAAATTAGCCCTCGACAATGAAGCCAAGCACATGCCTAATATGCGAGCCAATTGGTCGTATGAAGATGTTGAGACGAAAGTTTGGAAGATTAAAGAACTGACTGACTTTTGGGGGATTGGCCACCGGACGGCAGTTCGACTTGAACGGATGAAAATCCATTCCATTCGGGATCTAGCTAATAGTAATCCTGAACTACTCAAAGAAGAGTTTGGTGTGATTGGACTACAATTATGGTTTCATGCCAATGGTGTCGATGAAAGTGATGTGCGCTATCCATACAAAGCCAAATCAAAAGGCTTAGGTAATTCACAAGTCTTGCACAAAGATTATCATAAGCAAGCTGACATCGAACTTGTCTTAAGTGAGATGACTGAACAAGTAGCCATTCGTCTTCGAAAAGCCCATAAAAAAACAACGAGTGTAGCGATATCAATTGGCTTCTCTCATGATGCAGAGCGAAAATCTATTCATGTGCAACGAAAAGTCGACCCTACCCAAAACACAAAACAACTGATTGAACATGTAATCAGTCTTTTTCGTTCAAAGTATAAAGGTGGTGCTGTTCGAAATATTGCGGTTCGCTATAATAACTTTGTTGACGAAAAGTACGCTTATATCTCTTTATTTGATGACTTTGAACAAGTAGAAAAAGAAGAAAACCTTGAAAAGACCATCGACGACGTCCGTGAACGTTTCGGCTTCTTATCCGTTCAACGAGCAACGGTACTTAAAGAAAACTCTCGCAGTAAAGCACGAAGCCTACTGATTGGTGGCCACGCCGCGGGTGGTGCTGGTGGATTGGATGGGTTAGCATGA
- a CDS encoding DUF308 domain-containing protein: MSEQKKGTLLGHFIGGFILVGIIFLIVAIFTQIHREGIVGYIFQWIIAIYLFIFSIGLLIDLFKKWRKKRWYTKLIQLFGVILMGLLSVGYTLNAYQDWPYLNQPSYVELINPDVSVDFTRERNDYILSGKSSSGAEFEFNLTKSHYNQALDLEEKDEFNSAEVSYLPHSRIIMELTYNQ; this comes from the coding sequence ATGTCTGAGCAAAAAAAGGGCACTTTATTAGGTCATTTTATTGGTGGATTTATTCTTGTAGGGATTATTTTTTTAATTGTGGCTATTTTCACTCAGATTCATAGAGAAGGGATAGTTGGTTACATCTTCCAATGGATCATCGCCATCTACTTGTTCATATTTAGTATTGGCCTATTAATTGATCTGTTTAAAAAATGGCGAAAGAAACGATGGTATACGAAACTAATCCAATTGTTTGGTGTGATACTCATGGGCTTATTAAGTGTAGGCTATACGCTTAATGCCTATCAAGATTGGCCGTATCTCAACCAACCAAGTTACGTCGAACTCATCAATCCCGATGTGAGTGTTGATTTTACGAGGGAGCGAAATGATTATATTTTAAGTGGGAAAAGCAGTAGTGGCGCTGAGTTTGAATTTAACTTGACCAAATCACATTACAATCAAGCGCTGGACTTAGAAGAAAAGGATGAGTTTAACAGTGCTGAAGTTTCATACTTGCCTCACTCGCGTATTATTATGGAACTAACATATAATCAATAA